From one Triticum urartu cultivar G1812 chromosome 3, Tu2.1, whole genome shotgun sequence genomic stretch:
- the LOC125546920 gene encoding ELMO domain-containing protein 2-like — MVVLMFALIEQSSMMSPGYEDLLDVCDSEALKALWHASFLGTKLLGLVSDQWKEMGWQGKDPSTDFRGGGFISLENLLYFAKNYLKSFEQLLCKQNGDKALWEYPFVVAGVNITFMLIQMLDLQAGLYFTLFCAS; from the exons ATGGTTGTGCTCATGTTTGCTTTAATAGAACAGAGTAGTATGATGTCCCCGGGGTATGAGGATTTGCTGGACGTGTGTGACTCA GAAGCACTCAAAGCCCTTTGGCATGCTTCTTTTCTTGGGACTAAACTTCTAGGACTAGTATCAGATCAATGGAAGGAGATGGGATGGCAAGGGAAAGATCCATCCACAGATTTTAG GGGTGGAGGCTTTATCTCTTTGGAGAATTTACTTTACTTTGCTAAGAACTATCTA AAATCCTTTGAGCAGCTCCTTTGTAAGCAAAATGGTGACAAAGCATTGTGGGAATATCCATTTGTTGTAGCTGGAGTAAATATTACATTTATGCTCATTCAGATGCTTGATCTTCAAGCAGGTTTGTACTTTACACTTTTCTGTGCTTCTTGA